In Chloracidobacterium sp., the following proteins share a genomic window:
- a CDS encoding tetratricopeptide repeat protein, which translates to MRFKQAIAIGFVITGTVIGISGQTAEQHLQKCDASFEKGKYSDALTECTKALEAKPGFEEALITRAGTYKTLRNYPAAIADYTELIRVSNGMAMAYFYRAGLYAKTGRNNEAVADLTSSITKDPKGLFAARSYYERGLIYDKLGKSDAAQADYWSAVKIKPDYAQAKAKIKYPFGDKTLTEAANDIVPGVNAPDNIQPAKPTPSPVATAKAIPSVLPKIVPAGVPAAWKRMVLTGTGLSVASPVPYVLKVDKPDPGLEKMTARVRWEMLDGSLWATVQYLKWDQGFTTIRQTLESMVDIVFEDPTAGAKFIKDTTFLGEPAAVIDQERYNSYSKKQVRQKMINFGTANTYVTLNFVHDAGDKAAAAKVEQIIASFKKEGEIAVDVPKLPPAIWKTFNFGGLLFDFPAQVAEGPCGQSATSKGQTVCGSWGDKDKENLTIDVSYRNYGGLTAPEVKKFAADYLDSMKQIMAKDTSWKEFKNEPYPINAGEAVKISATQAYDGTNIIFVARGTERWQVRVWHFNRWDGVRDAHKRIVASIKFKQ; encoded by the coding sequence ATGAGATTCAAGCAGGCCATTGCGATCGGATTTGTGATAACCGGCACCGTCATTGGGATCAGCGGGCAGACGGCCGAGCAGCATCTGCAGAAGTGTGATGCGAGTTTTGAAAAAGGCAAATATTCTGACGCTTTAACAGAATGCACCAAGGCTCTTGAAGCAAAGCCCGGTTTCGAGGAGGCTCTGATCACGCGTGCCGGAACCTACAAGACCCTGCGGAATTATCCGGCGGCGATCGCAGATTACACCGAACTGATCCGCGTTTCTAACGGGATGGCGATGGCATATTTCTATCGTGCGGGCCTGTACGCGAAGACGGGGCGGAACAACGAGGCCGTCGCTGACCTGACATCATCGATCACGAAGGATCCAAAGGGCCTCTTCGCTGCACGTTCTTACTATGAACGCGGCCTGATCTACGACAAACTCGGTAAGAGCGATGCGGCCCAGGCTGACTATTGGTCGGCGGTCAAGATTAAGCCGGACTACGCTCAGGCAAAGGCGAAGATCAAATATCCGTTCGGCGACAAGACCTTGACCGAAGCGGCGAATGACATCGTCCCGGGTGTGAACGCACCTGACAATATACAGCCTGCAAAGCCAACTCCGTCTCCGGTCGCGACCGCAAAGGCAATACCATCTGTTTTGCCAAAGATCGTGCCTGCCGGTGTTCCTGCGGCCTGGAAGCGAATGGTATTGACCGGAACGGGATTAAGCGTCGCGTCGCCCGTACCGTATGTACTCAAGGTGGACAAGCCCGATCCGGGGCTTGAAAAGATGACGGCACGTGTTCGCTGGGAAATGTTGGACGGCAGCCTGTGGGCGACCGTTCAGTATCTAAAATGGGATCAGGGATTCACAACAATTCGCCAGACTCTCGAAAGTATGGTAGATATAGTTTTCGAAGATCCAACGGCGGGTGCGAAGTTCATAAAAGATACGACATTTCTTGGCGAACCTGCCGCAGTCATCGATCAAGAGCGTTACAATTCGTACAGCAAGAAACAGGTCAGGCAAAAGATGATCAACTTCGGCACGGCAAATACCTACGTGACACTCAACTTTGTTCACGATGCGGGTGACAAGGCAGCGGCGGCAAAGGTCGAGCAGATCATCGCGTCATTCAAAAAAGAGGGCGAAATCGCCGTCGACGTGCCGAAACTTCCTCCGGCGATCTGGAAGACCTTTAATTTTGGAGGGCTGCTATTCGACTTTCCTGCCCAAGTAGCCGAAGGCCCATGCGGCCAGTCTGCCACTTCAAAGGGACAGACCGTTTGCGGGTCTTGGGGCGATAAGGACAAGGAGAATCTCACCATCGATGTCTCATATCGCAACTACGGCGGCCTCACCGCTCCTGAGGTGAAGAAGTTTGCGGCCGATTATCTGGACTCTATGAAGCAGATAATGGCCAAAGATACGAGCTGGAAGGAGTTTAAGAACGAGCCGTATCCGATCAACGCCGGAGAGGCCGTCAAGATCTCGGCCACACAGGCTTACGATGGAACGAATATCATTTTCGTCGCTCGCGGAACAGAGCGGTGGCAGGTGCGAGTTTGGCACTTTAATCGCTGGGACGGTGTGCGCGATGCGCACAAGCGTATTGTAGCTTCCATAAAATTCAAACAGTAG
- a CDS encoding aspartate aminotransferase family protein — protein sequence MSQAEQRSSLKSAIEKHREFLFPAVHMYYQEPIAIVRGEGEKVWDDAGNEYLDCFGGVLTVSLGHGEPRVNKAWIDQVNTFAHGSTLYANGPQGDLAEKLAEITPGKLKRSFFTNSGTEADDTAVLAAKLATGRHEIVVLRHSYAGRSATALSTVGQSNWKPIGSQMAGFVHAHAPYCYRCPFNATPDNCGLACANDVEELIKTTTTGEIAAFMSETILGAGGFIVPPKDYFKRVHEITKAHGGLFISDEVQTAWGRTGDKWFGIEHYGVEPDMITSAKGMGNGVPIGWTIATEEVANAFPGLTFSTFGGNPVSTAVGLAVIKVIEEDDLRTNCRVVGDYFHDRLLELQQKYPIIGDVRGMGIMQAIELVKDPKTKEPNPEAVLKVFEETKRRGVLIGKGGLYGNVIRTGMMLNTTTDTVDRLVEALDAGFSLC from the coding sequence ATGAGTCAAGCAGAACAGAGATCGTCGCTGAAGAGTGCGATTGAGAAACATCGTGAGTTCCTTTTTCCGGCCGTGCATATGTATTACCAGGAGCCGATTGCCATCGTTCGCGGTGAGGGCGAGAAGGTGTGGGACGACGCCGGCAACGAGTATCTCGATTGCTTTGGCGGAGTCCTGACGGTGAGCCTTGGCCACGGCGAGCCGCGCGTTAACAAGGCATGGATCGATCAGGTGAACACATTTGCACACGGTTCGACGCTCTACGCCAACGGGCCGCAGGGCGACCTGGCGGAGAAGCTGGCTGAGATAACGCCGGGCAAGCTGAAGAGGTCGTTCTTCACCAACAGCGGCACTGAGGCTGACGATACGGCCGTGCTTGCGGCAAAGCTCGCAACGGGCCGCCACGAGATAGTCGTGCTCAGGCACAGCTACGCCGGCCGCTCGGCGACGGCGCTCTCGACGGTCGGACAGTCAAACTGGAAGCCGATCGGCTCGCAGATGGCGGGATTTGTTCATGCCCACGCACCATATTGTTACCGCTGTCCGTTCAATGCGACGCCCGATAATTGCGGCCTCGCGTGCGCGAACGACGTTGAGGAACTGATCAAGACCACGACGACGGGCGAGATCGCGGCGTTTATGTCCGAGACGATCCTCGGCGCCGGCGGATTCATCGTGCCGCCAAAGGATTACTTCAAACGGGTCCACGAGATCACGAAGGCTCACGGCGGCCTCTTTATTTCTGACGAGGTTCAGACTGCGTGGGGCCGCACGGGCGACAAATGGTTCGGTATCGAACACTACGGCGTTGAGCCCGATATGATCACATCTGCCAAGGGCATGGGCAACGGTGTGCCCATCGGCTGGACGATAGCGACCGAGGAGGTCGCGAACGCGTTTCCGGGCCTTACGTTCTCGACCTTCGGCGGAAATCCTGTCTCGACCGCCGTCGGCCTTGCCGTTATAAAAGTGATCGAGGAAGACGACCTCCGCACAAACTGCCGCGTGGTCGGCGACTATTTCCACGACCGTCTGCTCGAACTCCAGCAGAAATACCCCATAATCGGCGATGTTCGCGGAATGGGCATCATGCAGGCCATCGAACTCGTGAAAGACCCAAAAACCAAAGAGCCAAATCCCGAAGCTGTCCTGAAAGTCTTTGAAGAGACAAAACGCCGTGGCGTCCTCATCGGCAAAGGCGGCCTCTACGGCAATGTCATCCGCACCGGAATGATGCTGAATACGACAACAGACACAGTTGATCGGCTTGTCGAGGCATTAGATGCGGGGTTTTCTCTTTGCTAG